From one Cupriavidus sp. P-10 genomic stretch:
- a CDS encoding Bug family tripartite tricarboxylate transporter substrate binding protein has product MLTTAPLRAKEPYPNRLIRIVVPVGPGFNTDALARMLAEELRKKARVQVLVDNRAGGAGGSVGAEFVARSENDGYTLLFSSPGPLGVNKLLYKGLGYEPLDLTPVGLMSEAANVLLVRAGSFKTLGALVEFAKANPGKLNYGSGGVGTSTHLSMEVFKTRTGTNIVHVPYKGSAAAAVGLLSGQVDMFFGELGASIEHIKSGRVAALGVGTSSSHRLLPGVPPIAATLPGFTSTVWYGLVAPPKTPAPIVDKLSSWVVEIMKQPEVVAKLQAVGGRAIGAPAGEFGRFIREDLRQLEKVIRDANITAI; this is encoded by the coding sequence ATGTTGACGACTGCTCCCCTCCGGGCGAAGGAACCCTATCCGAATCGCCTTATCCGAATCGTGGTACCGGTGGGCCCCGGGTTCAACACCGACGCCCTTGCACGCATGCTCGCCGAAGAATTGCGAAAAAAGGCTCGTGTCCAGGTGCTCGTCGACAATCGAGCGGGCGGGGCAGGTGGAAGCGTAGGAGCCGAGTTCGTCGCTCGTTCAGAGAATGACGGCTACACGCTTCTGTTCAGTTCGCCGGGGCCGCTGGGAGTCAACAAGCTTCTGTACAAGGGGCTCGGCTATGAACCACTGGACCTTACACCGGTCGGCTTGATGTCCGAGGCGGCGAACGTGCTGCTGGTGCGCGCCGGTAGCTTCAAAACCCTAGGTGCACTGGTTGAATTTGCAAAGGCCAATCCCGGCAAGCTGAACTACGGGTCCGGAGGCGTCGGCACCAGCACACATCTCTCGATGGAAGTGTTCAAGACAAGAACTGGAACGAACATCGTGCACGTGCCCTACAAAGGGTCTGCGGCCGCCGCCGTGGGGCTGCTGTCCGGGCAGGTCGACATGTTCTTCGGTGAGTTAGGTGCATCCATTGAGCACATCAAGAGCGGGCGGGTGGCGGCGCTGGGAGTGGGGACTTCATCCAGCCATCGCTTGTTGCCGGGAGTGCCGCCAATTGCGGCCACGCTCCCAGGCTTCACCTCCACCGTATGGTATGGCCTGGTTGCCCCGCCGAAGACGCCAGCTCCGATCGTCGACAAGCTTTCCTCCTGGGTCGTCGAGATCATGAAGCAACCAGAGGTCGTTGCGAAACTGCAAGCCGTCGGCGGGCGGGCGATAGGTGCGCCCGCAGGGGAATTTGGACGATTCATTCGTGAAGACTTGAGGCAGTTAGAGAAGGTGATTCGCGACGCCAACATTACCGCGATTTGA
- a CDS encoding helix-turn-helix domain-containing protein, with protein MRDEAESRLEQDLGQRVRRLRLARNRPQSVLATQAGISLRALRNLESGAGSSVSTLLRVLTALECEAWLQALEPELATLPIGELSRVLTRRRARR; from the coding sequence ATGCGTGACGAGGCGGAATCCAGGCTGGAGCAAGACCTGGGGCAACGGGTGCGTCGCCTGCGGCTGGCGCGCAATCGGCCGCAGTCGGTGCTGGCCACGCAGGCCGGCATCAGCCTGCGCGCGCTGCGCAACCTCGAGAGCGGAGCCGGCTCGTCCGTCTCCACGTTGTTGCGCGTGCTCACAGCGCTGGAGTGTGAAGCCTGGCTGCAAGCGCTCGAGCCCGAGCTGGCCACGCTCCCGATCGGCGAACTGTCCCGCGTGCTGACGCGCCGGCGGGCGCGCCGCTAG
- a CDS encoding helix-turn-helix domain-containing protein yields MTLEQAFGAAVKLRRLEAKLSQEELAEKADMLGSALGRLERGAVSTSLETVGRVAAALNTKPWALLWFAGQIQTGVRLEALEPPPHIAGD; encoded by the coding sequence ATGACACTCGAACAGGCGTTCGGCGCAGCCGTGAAGTTGCGCCGGCTCGAAGCAAAACTGAGTCAGGAGGAACTGGCAGAAAAGGCGGACATGCTGGGGTCCGCGCTGGGTCGCCTGGAACGGGGTGCAGTCTCGACCTCGCTCGAGACGGTGGGACGCGTCGCGGCGGCACTCAACACCAAGCCCTGGGCACTGTTGTGGTTCGCCGGCCAGATCCAGACCGGCGTGCGGCTGGAGGCGCTCGAGCCGCCGCCGCACATCGCGGGCGACTGA
- a CDS encoding IS5 family transposase, giving the protein MRGADTFTESLFTMRRLDDFVPKSHPLRSIRAMANQALVKMDRLFAQMYEADIKGGRPSIAPEKLLRAMLLQVLYSIRSERQLMEQAQYNLLFRWFIGLSMDDTVWVPTVFTKNRERLIKHDAVIEFFNEVLAIAQKKDWLSGEHFSVDGTLIQAWAGHKSFVRKDGGDEDDNDGANFKGRKRSNETHESKTDPDARLYRKGKTASELRYMGHTLSDNRHGLVVSAMVTNADGHAEREAAKVMLNDARQVAEDLDVEVTVGADKGYDAEEFIQACLEMKVTPHVAQNTSGRRSAVPDEIANSIGYAISQQKRKLIEQGFGWAKTVGRIRQVMVRGLKKVDQMFVLSMAAYNLVRMRSLGQIRPQLP; this is encoded by the coding sequence ATGCGCGGCGCAGACACCTTCACCGAAAGCCTGTTCACCATGCGGAGGCTGGATGATTTCGTGCCGAAGTCCCACCCGCTGCGCTCGATCCGCGCCATGGCCAACCAGGCGCTGGTGAAGATGGACCGGTTGTTCGCGCAGATGTACGAGGCCGACATTAAGGGCGGCCGGCCCAGCATCGCGCCGGAGAAGTTGCTGCGGGCCATGCTGCTGCAGGTGCTCTACAGCATTCGCTCCGAACGCCAGCTCATGGAGCAAGCGCAGTACAACCTGCTGTTTCGCTGGTTCATCGGGCTGTCGATGGACGACACAGTTTGGGTGCCCACGGTCTTTACCAAGAACCGCGAACGGCTGATCAAGCATGATGCAGTAATCGAGTTCTTCAACGAAGTGCTGGCCATCGCGCAGAAGAAGGACTGGCTGTCGGGCGAACACTTCAGCGTCGACGGCACGCTGATTCAAGCGTGGGCGGGCCACAAGAGCTTCGTGCGCAAGGATGGCGGCGACGAAGACGACAACGACGGCGCCAACTTCAAGGGTCGCAAGCGCAGCAACGAGACGCACGAGTCCAAGACCGATCCCGATGCCAGGCTCTACCGCAAGGGCAAGACCGCCAGTGAACTGCGCTACATGGGTCATACCCTGAGCGACAACCGCCACGGCCTGGTGGTGAGCGCGATGGTGACCAATGCGGACGGACACGCCGAGCGCGAGGCTGCGAAGGTCATGCTCAATGATGCCAGGCAGGTGGCTGAGGATCTGGATGTGGAAGTCACCGTGGGCGCGGATAAGGGCTACGACGCCGAAGAATTCATTCAGGCATGCCTGGAGATGAAGGTGACGCCCCACGTGGCACAGAACACCTCGGGGCGGCGCTCGGCCGTTCCGGACGAGATCGCCAACAGCATCGGTTATGCGATCTCGCAGCAGAAGCGCAAGCTGATCGAGCAAGGCTTTGGCTGGGCCAAGACCGTGGGACGCATCCGCCAGGTGATGGTGCGCGGCCTGAAGAAGGTTGACCAGATGTTTGTGCTGAGCATGGCCGCCTACAACCTCGTGCGCATGCGCTCGTTGGGACAAATCCGTCCGCAGTTGCCGTAA
- a CDS encoding enoyl-CoA hydratase-related protein, which produces MTISLRYDGELAVLTIDRPAALNALNVDMLKTLSGYVDDIERSDARGVVIVGAGDRAFCAGADIAELQDRTPAQHLDGSVFGQGVLSKLAALSMPSVAVIRGLALGGGLELAMACSYRVALAGANLGLPEIKLGLIPGYGGTQRLPRLVGTTRALDLITTGRMIAADEALEIGLVDRLVEGGDPVAVGKAHLAEVSEGRPSAFHLAREAVLSAARLDLDAGLRAEAELFSRATRTDDAREGIGAFLAKRAPQFTGR; this is translated from the coding sequence ATGACCATCAGCCTGCGCTATGACGGCGAACTCGCCGTGCTGACGATCGATCGGCCAGCCGCCCTCAATGCCCTGAACGTCGACATGCTCAAGACCTTGTCGGGCTATGTCGATGACATCGAACGGTCTGATGCGCGCGGCGTTGTCATTGTCGGCGCCGGCGATCGCGCATTCTGCGCCGGTGCCGACATTGCGGAATTGCAGGACCGCACGCCGGCTCAGCACCTGGATGGCTCGGTGTTCGGGCAGGGGGTGCTCTCCAAGCTGGCTGCGCTCAGCATGCCAAGTGTTGCGGTCATCCGTGGCCTGGCGCTTGGGGGCGGCCTCGAGCTTGCCATGGCATGCAGCTACCGCGTGGCGCTGGCCGGCGCGAACCTCGGGCTACCTGAGATCAAGCTCGGCCTGATCCCGGGCTACGGCGGCACGCAACGGCTGCCACGGCTGGTCGGCACAACACGGGCGCTGGATCTGATTACTACCGGCCGAATGATTGCCGCAGACGAGGCACTGGAAATCGGCCTGGTCGACCGGCTGGTCGAGGGCGGCGACCCGGTCGCTGTCGGCAAGGCACACCTGGCTGAAGTCTCGGAAGGCCGGCCTTCAGCCTTTCATCTGGCTCGTGAGGCGGTGTTGTCCGCGGCACGGCTGGACCTGGATGCCGGCCTGCGCGCGGAGGCTGAATTGTTCTCGCGCGCCACGCGCACCGACGACGCGCGGGAAGGCATCGGAGCATTTCTCGCCAAACGCGCGCCGCAGTTCACCGGCAGATAA
- the badI gene encoding 2-ketocyclohexanecarboxyl-CoA hydrolase, which translates to MSQYTDILYEMRAGVARITINRPEKYNAFRGKTCDELIDALNAASWDKSVGVVVLTGAGDKAFCTGGDQSAHDGGYDGRGVIGLPVEELQGMIRECPKPVIARVNGYAIGGGNVLVTCCDLAIASDTAQLGQVGPKVGSVDPGFGTALLARVVGEKRAREIWFLCRRYTAAEALNMGLVNAVVPHDQLDAEVDKWCQEILAMSPTALAIAKRSFNADTDSIRGIGGLGMQALALYYETDESQEGVRAFLEKRKPRFREVYEGKRKAAGGGEA; encoded by the coding sequence ATGAGCCAATACACCGATATCCTTTATGAAATGCGTGCCGGCGTGGCGCGCATCACGATCAACCGCCCGGAGAAATACAACGCGTTCCGCGGGAAGACCTGCGACGAGCTGATCGATGCCCTGAACGCCGCATCGTGGGACAAATCCGTCGGCGTGGTCGTGCTGACGGGCGCCGGCGACAAGGCATTCTGTACCGGCGGCGACCAGTCGGCGCATGACGGCGGCTACGACGGGCGCGGCGTGATCGGCCTGCCGGTCGAAGAACTGCAAGGCATGATCCGCGAATGCCCGAAGCCGGTGATCGCGCGCGTCAATGGCTATGCCATTGGCGGCGGCAATGTGCTGGTCACATGCTGCGACCTGGCCATTGCCTCCGATACCGCGCAGCTGGGCCAGGTGGGGCCGAAGGTTGGCTCGGTCGACCCGGGGTTTGGCACGGCGCTGCTGGCGCGTGTCGTGGGGGAGAAGCGGGCGCGCGAGATCTGGTTCCTGTGCCGGCGCTACACCGCGGCGGAGGCCCTGAACATGGGACTGGTGAATGCCGTCGTGCCGCACGACCAGCTCGACGCGGAAGTCGATAAATGGTGCCAGGAAATCCTGGCCATGAGCCCCACGGCACTGGCCATCGCCAAGCGTTCGTTCAACGCCGACACCGATTCGATCCGCGGCATCGGCGGCCTGGGCATGCAGGCACTCGCGCTGTACTACGAGACGGACGAATCGCAGGAGGGCGTGCGCGCCTTCCTCGAAAAGCGCAAGCCGCGCTTTCGCGAAGTCTATGAAGGCAAGCGCAAAGCCGCTGGCGGAGGCGAGGCATGA
- a CDS encoding SDR family NAD(P)-dependent oxidoreductase has protein sequence MRGLNDKVVVITGAAGGIGKALCQRFCEEEARVVAVDVNADALEQLGAALKPSGASVTAVKVDITDHGAVKQAIDTVAQHG, from the coding sequence ATGCGAGGTCTGAACGACAAGGTGGTCGTCATCACCGGTGCGGCCGGTGGGATTGGCAAGGCGCTGTGCCAGCGGTTCTGCGAAGAAGAGGCGCGCGTGGTCGCCGTCGACGTCAATGCCGATGCGCTGGAGCAGCTCGGCGCAGCGCTCAAGCCAAGCGGGGCGAGCGTCACCGCCGTCAAGGTCGATATCACCGACCACGGCGCGGTGAAGCAGGCAATCGACACCGTTGCGCAGCACGGCTAA
- a CDS encoding oxidoreductase — protein METLDKILTPLRIGSHVIPNRMVMGAMHTRLETLDRPHERLAAFYAERARGEIGLILSGGFSPNPEGVMEAGGPLFNSAGQLDEHRAVTSAVHEAGGKIVLQILHAGRYAKVPECVAPSPGKARINTFLPHALSTDEVWKTIDDFAHTAALALEAGYDGVEIMGSEGYLINEFTAAPTNRRDDEFGGNFAARIRFPLEVIGAVRERIGRDPMLVYRISAIDLVEGGMTGGEVAEFARQVEAAGADLINTGVGWHESAVPTIAATVPRAAWSAAVKNVKQAVGIPVMASNRINAPDAAEQVIAGGVADLVSMARPLLADPDFARKARLGLTDEINTCIACNQACLDRIFTERTATCLVNPRAGREIEFPIGVVSAPNRIAVVGGGPAGMAFAINATERGHRVTLFEAEAQLGGQLNLAKMVPGKAEFHEMLRYFRVRLDKLKVTLRLGEAATPEALATGNFDEIVLATGVSPRVPDFIGADHPKAVSYLDVLSGKVTPGQRVAIIGAGGIGFDVAEFLLGDAEESLDPQAFFRAWGVDPKSVTPGGLTAAAEPDAPRRSVFMFQRKDEPLGRRLGKSTGWILKARLRKANVGMTAGATYDAIDDEGLHYTVQGKPHVLPVDHVVLCAGQNPNRTLYDELVARGLKPRLIGGADVASELDALRAIDQATRLAVAL, from the coding sequence ATGGAGACACTCGACAAGATCCTGACGCCGCTGAGGATAGGCAGCCACGTCATTCCCAACCGGATGGTGATGGGTGCGATGCATACGCGGCTTGAGACGCTTGACCGGCCGCACGAGCGCCTTGCCGCCTTCTATGCGGAGCGCGCCAGGGGCGAGATCGGGCTGATCCTGAGCGGCGGTTTCTCGCCCAATCCGGAAGGGGTCATGGAGGCGGGCGGGCCGCTGTTCAACAGCGCCGGCCAGCTTGACGAGCATCGCGCCGTGACCAGTGCCGTGCATGAGGCGGGCGGCAAGATCGTGCTGCAGATCCTGCATGCCGGCCGCTATGCCAAGGTGCCGGAGTGCGTGGCCCCGTCGCCGGGCAAGGCGCGTATCAATACTTTTTTGCCGCACGCGCTGAGCACGGACGAGGTCTGGAAGACGATCGACGACTTTGCCCATACCGCGGCGCTGGCGCTCGAAGCCGGCTATGACGGTGTCGAGATCATGGGCTCGGAGGGATACCTGATCAACGAATTCACCGCCGCGCCGACCAACCGGCGTGACGATGAGTTCGGCGGCAACTTCGCCGCGCGCATCCGCTTCCCGCTGGAAGTCATCGGCGCGGTGCGCGAGCGGATCGGCCGCGATCCGATGCTGGTCTACCGCATTTCCGCGATCGATCTGGTCGAGGGCGGCATGACCGGTGGCGAAGTGGCCGAATTCGCCAGGCAGGTCGAAGCCGCCGGTGCAGACCTGATCAACACCGGGGTGGGCTGGCATGAGTCGGCAGTGCCGACCATTGCAGCCACCGTGCCGCGGGCCGCCTGGAGCGCGGCCGTGAAGAACGTCAAGCAGGCGGTGGGCATTCCCGTCATGGCCTCGAACCGGATCAATGCGCCCGATGCCGCCGAACAGGTGATCGCCGGCGGTGTTGCCGACCTGGTGTCCATGGCGCGGCCGCTGCTGGCCGATCCGGATTTCGCCCGCAAGGCGCGGCTTGGCCTCACCGACGAGATCAACACCTGCATCGCGTGCAACCAGGCCTGCCTGGACCGCATCTTCACGGAACGCACCGCGACCTGCCTCGTCAATCCGCGCGCCGGCAGGGAGATCGAATTTCCCATTGGGGTCGTCTCCGCCCCGAATCGGATCGCCGTCGTGGGGGGCGGCCCGGCCGGGATGGCGTTTGCGATCAACGCCACGGAGCGCGGCCACCGCGTCACGCTGTTCGAAGCGGAGGCCCAGCTCGGCGGCCAGCTCAACCTGGCCAAGATGGTGCCCGGCAAGGCCGAGTTCCACGAGATGCTGCGCTATTTCCGCGTCAGGCTGGACAAGCTGAAGGTGACGCTGCGGCTGGGCGAGGCCGCCACGCCCGAGGCGCTTGCCACGGGCAATTTCGATGAGATCGTGCTGGCCACCGGCGTGTCGCCGCGAGTGCCGGACTTCATCGGCGCGGATCATCCCAAAGCCGTGTCCTATCTCGACGTGCTGAGCGGCAAGGTCACGCCTGGGCAGCGCGTGGCCATCATCGGCGCGGGCGGGATCGGCTTCGACGTTGCCGAATTCCTGCTTGGCGATGCCGAGGAATCCCTCGATCCGCAGGCTTTCTTCCGTGCATGGGGCGTGGATCCGAAGAGCGTCACGCCCGGCGGCCTGACCGCGGCGGCCGAGCCGGACGCGCCGCGCCGCAGCGTCTTCATGTTCCAGCGCAAGGACGAGCCCCTCGGCAGGCGCCTGGGCAAGTCGACCGGCTGGATCCTGAAGGCCAGGCTGCGCAAGGCCAATGTCGGCATGACGGCGGGCGCGACCTATGACGCCATCGATGATGAAGGCCTGCACTACACGGTCCAGGGCAAGCCGCATGTGCTTCCCGTCGATCACGTCGTCCTGTGCGCGGGGCAGAACCCGAACCGCACGCTGTACGACGAGCTGGTGGCACGTGGTCTCAAGCCCCGCCTGATCGGGGGCGCCGATGTCGCCAGCGAGCTTGACGCGCTGCGCGCCATCGACCAGGCCACCCGGCTCGCTGTCGCCCTCTGA
- a CDS encoding MarR family winged helix-turn-helix transcriptional regulator, with the protein MTSSDPSYDQSVSSVHNRLFFRLFQAGNTLDRQTIKYLGITTVQWSVLGALTRPQAAQGMSFSELAEYLVVSRQSLDGVLKRLERDEHVVRVADTVDRRAKNVVLTPMGRAFWSSLQPRIYEFYRQALESFRFDDKVSLVHFLNQLNGGMADVHLDGTEGDATADTDAAQAR; encoded by the coding sequence ATGACCAGTTCCGATCCCTCCTATGACCAGTCCGTCTCGTCCGTCCACAACCGCCTGTTCTTCCGGCTGTTTCAGGCGGGCAATACGCTGGACCGGCAGACCATCAAGTACCTGGGCATCACCACGGTGCAGTGGTCGGTGCTGGGCGCGCTGACGCGGCCGCAAGCCGCGCAAGGCATGTCGTTCTCGGAGCTGGCCGAATACCTGGTGGTCAGCCGGCAAAGCCTCGATGGCGTGCTCAAGCGCCTGGAGCGCGACGAACACGTGGTGCGGGTGGCTGACACCGTGGACCGGCGCGCCAAGAATGTGGTGCTGACCCCAATGGGTCGCGCGTTCTGGTCCAGCCTGCAGCCCAGGATCTATGAGTTCTATCGCCAGGCCCTGGAAAGCTTCAGGTTCGACGACAAGGTCTCGCTGGTGCACTTTCTGAACCAGCTCAATGGGGGGATGGCCGATGTGCACCTTGACGGCACCGAGGGCGACGCCACCGCGGACACCGACGCCGCACAGGCCCGCTGA
- a CDS encoding transporter substrate-binding domain-containing protein — MPALPLLRIAAAAALSCLTLNAAWADATLDRVKQRGKVSIGVLVGGSLFGSIDPVTQQPVGWNPDLARDLAKRLGVEAELVPVQPSNRVQFLQQGKVDLLIASMEYNPERGELLGYAPTPFYRVGGTAAVLKRSGIARWEDLRGKTVCASQGSSFVKPLQEQYGAQVRGFKTSAESLLALRGGQCVAAVHDATLIHPLVRSNPDWADYAAPISTEILPAPSVVWTRKGETDTIAAVDKIVQEWHRSGWLIATEKRLGITPPQPLLPELQARFKNAS, encoded by the coding sequence ATGCCCGCGCTCCCGCTCCTTCGCATCGCCGCTGCTGCGGCCCTGTCCTGCCTCACCCTGAACGCCGCCTGGGCGGATGCCACGCTGGACCGCGTCAAGCAGCGCGGCAAAGTCTCCATCGGCGTGCTCGTCGGCGGCAGCCTGTTCGGCTCGATCGATCCCGTCACGCAGCAGCCCGTCGGCTGGAATCCCGATCTGGCGCGCGACCTGGCAAAGCGCCTGGGCGTGGAAGCCGAACTGGTTCCCGTGCAGCCTTCCAATCGCGTGCAGTTTCTGCAGCAGGGCAAGGTTGACCTGCTGATTGCGTCGATGGAATACAACCCCGAGCGCGGCGAGCTGCTCGGCTATGCGCCAACGCCGTTTTACCGCGTCGGCGGCACGGCTGCCGTGCTCAAGCGCAGCGGCATCGCCAGGTGGGAGGATCTGCGCGGCAAGACCGTCTGCGCCTCGCAGGGCAGCAGCTTCGTCAAGCCCTTGCAGGAACAGTACGGTGCGCAGGTGCGTGGCTTCAAGACCTCCGCCGAATCGTTGCTGGCACTGCGCGGCGGCCAGTGCGTCGCCGCGGTTCACGACGCGACATTGATTCACCCGCTGGTTCGCAGCAACCCTGACTGGGCCGACTATGCCGCGCCGATTTCCACCGAGATCCTGCCGGCGCCCTCCGTGGTCTGGACCCGCAAGGGCGAGACGGACACCATCGCCGCGGTGGACAAGATCGTCCAGGAATGGCACCGCTCGGGCTGGCTGATCGCCACGGAAAAGCGGCTCGGCATCACGCCGCCGCAGCCGCTGCTGCCCGAACTGCAAGCGCGCTTCAAGAACGCGTCCTGA
- a CDS encoding amino acid ABC transporter permease, with the protein MTDFLAPVVAALKPLGLNYAFVLDAGERSAFLRGLVVTLELCLLTIPCSLAAGIVLAAMLTSGRRALAAPARAFVELTRNTPTLVQLYCAFLVLNMLITQQLASRGTGNPLTPFIWVVIVVSLHKAVFHAEALRAGIEAVPRITLEAARSLAFSRRQLLLQVELPLAVRFALPALINNVVDLVKMTAVASAIAVGDVTYESIMIWTQRDNVLELLLLILAWFGLLTWLVSRAGRWLENHLRMPGYGQ; encoded by the coding sequence ATGACCGATTTCCTGGCCCCCGTGGTCGCGGCGCTCAAGCCGCTGGGGCTGAACTATGCCTTCGTCCTCGATGCCGGCGAACGTTCGGCGTTCCTGCGTGGCCTGGTCGTGACGCTGGAGCTGTGCCTGCTGACCATCCCATGCAGCCTCGCCGCCGGCATCGTGCTGGCGGCGATGCTCACGTCGGGCCGGCGCGCGCTTGCCGCGCCGGCCCGCGCCTTTGTCGAGCTCACGCGCAACACGCCCACGCTCGTGCAGCTCTACTGCGCGTTCCTGGTGCTGAACATGCTCATCACCCAGCAGCTCGCCAGCCGCGGCACCGGCAATCCGCTGACGCCCTTCATCTGGGTGGTGATCGTGGTCTCGCTGCACAAGGCGGTGTTCCATGCCGAGGCGCTGCGCGCCGGTATCGAGGCGGTGCCGCGCATCACGCTGGAAGCGGCGCGCTCGCTGGCCTTTTCGCGGCGCCAGCTGCTGCTCCAGGTTGAACTGCCGCTCGCGGTGCGCTTTGCGTTGCCGGCGCTCATCAACAACGTGGTGGACCTCGTCAAGATGACTGCGGTCGCCTCGGCCATCGCGGTCGGCGACGTGACCTATGAATCCATCATGATCTGGACGCAGCGCGACAACGTGCTGGAACTGCTGTTGCTGATCCTGGCCTGGTTCGGCCTGCTGACCTGGCTGGTCAGCCGGGCCGGCCGCTGGCTGGAAAATCACCTGAGGATGCCCGGCTATGGCCAGTGA
- a CDS encoding amino acid ABC transporter permease: MASDSMLPSAFGRPALPARALRDPWVLALAALAALLLFWSVTGSTPAAVRSLWTWTPALLRGLLANIEISVFAMGLGTVVGLVIGALSLSSHAALRVFTRTWVQAFRNAPVLVLVYFTTYVFPFELHLVHWTFPFPDWVKVVLGLALPASANVAEIFRGAIQSIPSAQWEAAQSLALRRRQIFRLVVLPQCLRRMLPPWMNLYASITMSTSLASLVGVHDVVDTAQVASNTVARTDFTILVYFTLLVLFFAYCYPIARATRALERRHERH; the protein is encoded by the coding sequence ATGGCCAGTGATTCGATGCTCCCGTCCGCCTTCGGCCGCCCCGCGTTGCCGGCGCGCGCGCTGCGCGACCCATGGGTGCTGGCCCTCGCCGCGCTGGCGGCGCTGCTGCTGTTCTGGAGCGTTACCGGCAGCACGCCGGCCGCGGTGCGCAGCCTCTGGACCTGGACCCCCGCGCTGCTGCGCGGGCTGCTGGCCAACATCGAGATCAGCGTGTTCGCCATGGGGCTCGGCACCGTCGTCGGCCTGGTGATCGGCGCGCTGTCGTTGTCGTCGCACGCGGCGCTACGCGTGTTCACGCGGACCTGGGTGCAGGCGTTCCGCAACGCCCCGGTGCTGGTACTGGTCTATTTCACCACCTACGTGTTCCCCTTCGAGTTGCACCTGGTGCACTGGACGTTTCCGTTTCCGGACTGGGTCAAGGTCGTGCTGGGCCTTGCGTTGCCGGCAAGCGCCAACGTTGCCGAGATCTTCCGCGGCGCGATCCAGTCGATTCCGAGCGCGCAGTGGGAGGCGGCGCAGTCCCTCGCCTTGCGACGCCGCCAGATCTTCCGCCTGGTCGTGCTGCCCCAGTGCCTGCGGCGCATGCTGCCACCGTGGATGAACCTGTACGCCAGCATCACCATGAGCACGTCGCTGGCGTCGCTGGTCGGCGTTCATGACGTGGTCGACACCGCGCAGGTTGCCAGCAATACCGTGGCGCGCACCGACTTCACGATCCTCGTCTACTTCACGCTGCTGGTCCTGTTTTTCGCTTACTGCTACCCGATTGCGCGCGCGACCCGCGCGCTGGAACGCCGCCATGAACGCCACTGA
- a CDS encoding amino acid ABC transporter ATP-binding protein → MNATESFLRRDTGSHSTSPLVQLRDVHLSFGANAVLNGIDVDVRRGEAVTIIGPSGSGKSTILRCITGLLRPQRGQIRVGDTAVETLRGEDEFIALRKRVGFVFQQYNLFPHLTVLENLVLAPTRVIGRPRAEAEREAQSLLARVRLSEKAGAYPGELSGGQQQRVAIARALAMQPELILFDEVTSALDPETVGEVLTVIRELVEDGMTCVLVTHEMRFAAEISDQIYFTEAGRIVEHGPPAQIFGKPQHERTRAFLRRALGAIPRLPAEFDAAFAPAPSFFPADGVSAP, encoded by the coding sequence ATGAACGCCACTGAGTCCTTCCTGCGCCGGGACACCGGCAGCCATTCCACATCGCCACTGGTGCAGCTGCGCGACGTCCACCTGAGCTTCGGCGCGAACGCGGTGCTCAATGGCATCGATGTCGACGTGCGCCGCGGCGAAGCCGTCACCATCATCGGTCCGTCCGGTTCGGGCAAGAGCACCATCCTGCGCTGCATCACCGGGCTGCTGCGGCCGCAACGCGGGCAGATCCGCGTGGGCGACACCGCCGTCGAGACCTTGCGCGGCGAGGACGAATTCATTGCGTTGCGCAAGCGGGTGGGGTTCGTGTTCCAGCAGTACAACCTGTTTCCGCACCTGACGGTGCTGGAGAACCTGGTGCTCGCCCCGACCCGCGTGATCGGCCGCCCGCGCGCCGAGGCCGAGCGCGAGGCGCAATCGCTGCTCGCCAGGGTGCGGCTGTCGGAGAAAGCCGGTGCTTACCCGGGCGAGTTGTCCGGTGGCCAGCAACAGCGCGTTGCGATTGCGCGCGCGCTGGCGATGCAGCCCGAGCTGATCCTGTTCGACGAGGTGACCTCCGCGCTCGATCCCGAGACCGTCGGCGAAGTGCTGACCGTGATCCGCGAGCTGGTGGAGGACGGCATGACCTGCGTACTGGTGACGCATGAAATGCGCTTCGCGGCCGAGATCAGCGACCAGATCTACTTTACCGAGGCCGGCCGGATCGTCGAGCACGGCCCGCCGGCGCAGATCTTCGGCAAGCCGCAGCACGAACGCACGCGCGCGTTCCTGCGCCGCGCGCTGGGCGCGATCCCGCGCCTGCCGGCCGAATTCGATGCCGCGTTCGCGCCGGCGCCTTCCTTCTTTCCTGCTGACGGAGTCTCCGCACCATGA